One Drechmeria coniospora strain ARSEF 6962 chromosome 01, whole genome shotgun sequence genomic region harbors:
- a CDS encoding exs: MKFAKELEHDAVPEWRIKYLNYKLGKKHVKAVSRAINRTPRAVVKGTPSQLRPRSADVPSKSTPIPGRAPPPSVQPAPIPALHVTGSERDDERAGEDDEAEHDLLTGSGKDVQYGSFVPTPFSQSPETQADGEHEFELPAPALRVPSNPTDASQRNVGIFGPKNRRSSLTAVNATSAVSHTAELTRSRTVPRKQTVGARSESSSQLRRILSRATDGGASHSDLVRERERDFYDFMDAELEKVEAFYRLKEEQAGQRLVVLREQLHEMRNRRIQEMTDKHDARKNRNGTAAENGHDKANGWVRPIKAKIFPPGPNSRALRSMPQTPRLAARASAETNMRDYSRRPADDEVSYRTAKRKLKLALQEFYRSLELLKSYALLNRTAFRKINKKFDKAANARPPLRYMNEKVNKAWFVNSDVLDGHLKAVEDLYGRYFERGNHKLAVGKLRAMARKSTDESGSSFVNGFLIGTGVVLSIQGLVCASRLLLDDDAQIRQDTSFLLQIYAGYFLMLLLFSLFCIDCFVWTRNKVNYPFIFEFDMRSHIDWRRLAQFPSFFLFLFGLFFWINFSRFGAGWMYLYYPVVLIAITLGIIFLPAPVLVHKSRQWFVYAHVRLSPSPPFPPWLTIDQWRLLLAGIYPVEFRDFFLGDMYCSLTYCMANIELFFCLYANRWDDPAKCNSNHSRLLGFLTTLPPIWRFLQCLRRYRDTANVFPHLVNGGKYTMTIVSFMMLSLYRIDGSTTNLALYITSSLITSIYVSIWDLFMDFSLLQAHSRHALLRDILALKRRWPYYAIMVVDPLLRFAWIFYAIFTHNAQHSTTISFVVALLEISRRGMWALFRVENEHCANVAQYKASREVPLPYLIEPLMDRASTDDGPVMVGHDDAELGVSAPAGPVASTASTTTVARPSEGLRRRAEASTTRTFSKILAEAHRQDFQKRRKAADQNVVDEEAVDNDQSDDDDDDDDDENDDDDDDEEEAASLME, encoded by the exons ATGAAGTTTGCCAAGGAGTTGGAGCACGATGCCGTGCCTG AATGGCGCATCAAGTACCTCAACTACAAGCTCGGCAAGAAGCACGTCAAGGCGGTGTCGAGGGCCATCAACCGCACGCCTCGCGCAGTCGTCAAGGGAACACCCTCGCAGCTCCGGCCGAGATCGGCAGACGTTCCTTCGAAGAGCACACCCATCCCCGGTCGTgcgccgcctccctccgTCCAGCCGGCGCCGATCCCGGCGTTGCATGTCACGGGCAGCGAGcgggacgacgagcgagcgggCGAGGATGATGAGGCCGAGCATGACCTCTTGACGGGCAGCGGCAAGGATGTTCAGTACGGCAGCTTCGTGCCGACTCCATTTTCGCAAAGCCCCGAGACGCaggccgatggcgagcaCGAGTTTGAGCTTCCCGCTCCGGCCTTGCGCGTGCCGTCCAACCCCACGGATGCGTCGCAAAGGAACGTGGGCATCTTTGGGCCGAAGAACAGGAGATCATCCCTCACCGCCGTCAacgccacctcggccgtctcccaCACCGCCGAGctgacgaggtcgaggaccgTTCCGAGGAAGCAAACGGTGGGAGCCCGTTCGGAATCCTCCTCCCAGCTCCGCCGCATCCTCTCGAGGGCCACCGATGGCGGAGCCTCGCACTCCGATCTCGTCCGCGAGCGAGAGCGCGACTTTTACGACTTCATggacgccgagctggagAAGGTAGAGGCCTTCTACAGGCtcaaggaggagcaggccggccagcgtctcgtcgtcctgcgCGAGCAGCTCCACGAGATGCGCAACAGGCGGATTCAAGAAATGACGGACAAGCACGACGCCCGCAAGAACCGcaacggcaccgccgccgagaacGGCCACGACAAGGCCAACGGATGGGTTCGGCCGATCAAGGCCAAAATCTTCCCGCCCGGGCCCAACTCCAGGGCCCTCCGCAGCATGCCCCAGACGCCgcgtctcgccgcccgcgcctcggccgagaccaACATGCGCGACTACAGCCGCCgcccggccgacgacgaagtcTCCTACCGGACCGCCAAGCGAAAGCTGAAGCTTGCCCTGCAGGAGTTTTACCGcagcctcgagctcctcaaGTCGTACGCCCTCCTCAACCGCACCGCCTTCCGGAAGATCAACAAGAAGTTTGACAAGGCGGCCAACGCCCGGCCGCCCCTGCGATACATGAACGAAAAGGTCAACAAGGCCTGGTTCGTCAACAGCGATGTGCTCGACGGACACTTGAaagccgtcgaggacctcTACGGCCGCTACTTTGAGCGGGGCAACCacaagctcgccgtcggcaagctGCGCGCCATGGCGAGGAAGTCGACGGACGAATCGGGGAGCTCCTTTGTCAACGGCTTCctcatcggcaccggcgtgGTCCTGAGCATCCAAGGCCTCGTCTGCGCCTCTCGAttgctgctcgacgacgacgcccagaTCCGCCAGGACACGAGCTTCCTGCTCCAAATATACGCCGGCTACTTTCtcatgctgctgctgttctCGCTCTTCTGCATCGACTGCTTCGTCTGGACGAGGAACAAGGTCAACTATCCCTTCATCTTCGAGTTCGACATGCGAAGTCACATCGACTGGCGACGATTGGCCCAGTTTCCCAGtttcttcctcttcctctttgGCCTGTTCTTCTGGATCAACTTTAGCAGATTCGGCGCAGGCTGGATGTACCTCTACTACCCCGTCGTCTTGATTGCCATCACCCTCGGCATCATATTCCTTCCCGCGCCCGTGCTGGTGCACAAGAGTCGGCAGTGGTTTGTCTATGCCCATGTGCGACTCTCTCCCTCGCCCCCTTTCCCACCTTGGCTGACCATCGACCAGTGGcgcctgctgctggctgGCATATATCCGGTCGAGTTTCGCGACTTCTTCCTCGGGGACATGTATTGCTCTCTCACGTACTGCATGGCC AACATCGAACTCTTCTTCTGTCTATACGCCAACCGATGGGACGATCCGGCCAAGTGCAACTCGAACCACTCGCGCCTTCTTGGCTTTCTCACGACGCTGCCTCCCATCTGGCGTTTTCTCCAATGTCTGCGACGATACCGAGACACGGCCAACGTGTTCCCGCACCTCGTCAACGGCGGAAAATATACCATGACGATTGTCTCGTTCATGATGCTCTCGCTGTACCGCATCGACGGCAGCACCACCAACCTCGCGCTGTACATCACCTCGTCCCTCATCACGAGCATATACGTCT CGATATGGGATCTGTTCATGGACTTTTCGCTCCTGCAAGCCCACTCTCGCCACGCCCTCCTACGCGACATTCTGGCGCTCAAGCGTCGCTGGCCCTACTACGCCATCATGGTGGTCGATCCGTTGCTGCGCTTCGCCTGGATCTTTTACGCCATCTTTACTCACAACGCCCAGCATTCGACCACAATATCCTTTGTCGTCGCTCTCCTCGAGATTTCGCGACGAGGCATGTGGGCCCTCTTCCGGGTCGAGAACGAACACTGCGCCAACGTGGCCCAGTACAAGGCCTCACGCGAAGTCCCGTTGCCCTACCTCATCGAGCCGCTCATGGACCGCGCCAGCACCGATGATGGCCCCGTGATggtcggccacgacgacgcggagCTCGGGGTGTCTGCCCCTGCCGGTCCCGTTGCCTCCACTgccagcaccaccaccgtcgCCAGGCCTAGCGAAGGTCTCCGACGGCGGGCCGAAGCCAGCACGACCCGGACCTTTTCCAAGATTCTCGCCGAGGCCCACAGGCAGGACTTTCAGAAGAGACGCAAGGCCGCTGACCAGAATGTCGTTGATGAGGAGGCGGTAGACAACGACCAgagcgatgatgacgatgacgacgacgacgacgaaaacgacgacgacgacgatgatgaagagGAGGCCGCATCGCTCATGGAGTGA
- a CDS encoding vacuolar aspartyl aminopeptidase Lap4, giving the protein MTKRTPNQASAMSSEFPLNYQWTTTPIPASAPHPASMHAAAVAAPGPASETAFAMRTRSLFGADVDGRVPTDNRPCGSCLARLPPSEPQQAPGRSGHAVACKPEAFTKPFCDFLQENPTVFHTVDYFKRMLNQCGFHELPARDSWSGRIHAGGKYWVTRNGSSLIAFTVGKAYKPGSGVGMIGGHIDALTAHLKPISTKPTKAGYLQLGVAPYAGGLNQTWWDRDLSIGGRVVLRDADSGKTTTRLVKVDWPIAKIPTLAPHFGLGMFGQNNKETQAVPVIGLESASDDEVLGPVGSFVNTQPPRLVKLISRQLGISEYSSIVNWELELYDSQPAQTCGIDREFITAGRIDDKLCSWSAMMGLLTANHDGPSDSYIKLVALFDDEEIGSLVRQGARSNFLPLVVERAVEALNPSTFGPGLVGQTYARSFLLSADVTHAGNPNFLESYLDQHVPKLNVGIAICSDSNGHMTTDAVSTAILRRVADLCGARTQDFQIRNDSRSGGTIGPTLSSLMGVRAADAGLPQLSMHSVRATTGALDPGLGVHFFKGFLDFWEQVDGEWEH; this is encoded by the exons ATGACGAAGCGTACGCCGAACCAAGCGAGCGCCATGTCCTCAGAGTTTCCCCTGAACTATCAGTGGACGACGACACCGATTCCAGCGTCGGCTCCCCACCCCGCCTCGatgcatgccgccgccgtcgccgctccTGGACCTGCGTCCGAGACTGCGTTTGCCATGCGAACGAGAAGCCTCTTCGGAGCCGACGTGGACGGTCGTGTGCCGACGGACAACCGCCCCTGTGGCAGCTGTCTCGCCAGGCTCCCGCCAAGCGAGCCCCAGCAAGCTCCCGGCCGAAGCGGCCACGCCGTTGCCTGCAAACCCGAGGCCTTCACCAAGCCTTTCTGCGACTTTCTGCAGGAGAACCCGACCGTGTTCCATACGGTCGATTACTTCAAACGAATGTTGAACCAGTGTGGCTTCCACGAG CTTCCTGCCCGTGACTCCTGGTCGGGCAGGATCCATGCCGGTGGCAAGTACTGGGTCACGCGCAACGGCAGCTCCCTCATCGCGTTCACCGTCGGCAAAGCCTACAAGCCCGGCAGCGGTGTGGGGATGATTGGAGGCCACATCGACGCCCTGACGGCGCACCTCAAGCCCATCAGCACCAAGCCCACCAAGGCCGGCTAcctccagctcggcgtcgctcCCTACGCCGGCGGCTTGAACCAGACTTGGTGGGACCGCGACCTGAgcatcggcggccgcgtcgtcctcCGCGATGCCGACTCCGGCAAGACCACGACGAGGCTCGTCAAGGTCGATTGGCCCATTGCCAAGATTCCCACGCTCGCGCCCCatttcggcctcggcatgtTCGGCCAGAACAACAAGGAGACGCAGGCGGTGcccgtcatcggcctcgagagcgcctccgacgacgaggtcctcggccccgtcgGCTCCTTCGTCAACACCCAGCCCCCGCGACTCGTCAAGCTCATCTCCCGCCAGCTCGGCATCAGCGAATACAGCTCCATAGTCAACTGGGAGCTTGAGCTGTACGACAGCCAGCCCGCTCAGACGTGCGGCATCGACAGGGAGTTCATCACCGCCGGCCGCATCGACGACAAGCTCTGCTCCTGGTCCGCCATGATGGGCCTCCTCACCGCCAACCACGATGGCCCTTCCGACAGCTACATCaagctcgtcgccctcttcgacgacgaggagattgGCTCCCTCGTCCGTCAGGGCGCCCGGAGCAATTTCCTacctctcgtcgtcgagcgcgccgtcgaggccctcaaCCCGTCCACCTTTGGCcctggcctcgtcggccagacGTACGCCCGCTCATTCCTGCTCAGCGCCGACGTCACCCACGCCGGCAACCCCAACTTTCTCGAGAGCTACCTCGATCAGCACGTGCCCAAGCTCAACGTGGGCATCGCCATCTGCAGCGACTCCAACGGCCACATGACGACCGATGCCGTCTCCACCGCCATCCTCCGACGCGTCGCCGACCTGTGCGGCGCCCGCACCCAGGACTTCCAGATCCGCAACGACTCTCGCAGCGGCGGAACCATCGGCCCCACCCTATCCAGCCTCATGGGCGTcagggccgccgacgccggcctgccCCAGCTGAGCATGCATTCCGTTCGTGCCACGACGGGTGCCCTGGAtcccggcctcggcgtccaCTTCTTCAAGGGCTTCCTGGACTTTTGGGAGCAAGTTGACGGCGAGTGGGAGCACTAG